The following proteins are encoded in a genomic region of Drosophila suzukii chromosome 4, CBGP_Dsuzu_IsoJpt1.0, whole genome shotgun sequence:
- the zfh2 gene encoding zinc finger protein 2 isoform X1 produces MSSSDVETFNGKIVYNLDGSAYIIATDNANGSGSGSVKSCYASTSTSLKKLLRVKDRVQVEDEKEHQHQHYQDQSETQEQELADVDAGPGVETLAGATYKSSPKIHSFRVVSAQDANSACQDQIRAFKIQKPILMCFICKLSFGNVKSFSLHANSEHRLNLEELDQQLLNREYSSAIIQRNMDEKPQISFLQPLDNNAACAASDDTEKLQVAPEGSCPTLTPSPQPVFGNESELELENKQEAEQVREQDHEADQDSSSSKMAAPSAYLPLSSPKVAVKPTVKFGSLNSATAKTNNLSKVSSTSSPTSAFASGEVSLPSTDNISINKSTNCNQGTEPPSSSSSEVEMKMGSMSASPQTNESDVPCSDLMQLQHVAAGGIYPPQVSSFHASLAALAANESNDSRVKLITEFLQQQLQQHQQQSSLFPSQCPDHPDLNGVDCKTCELLDIQQRSKSPSSSHQHLSQSLPQLQVQSQPPQIPHRSPCSNSVGLAISPSASSVASANATSATSSFTIGACSEHINGRPQGVDCARCEMLLNSARLNSGVQMSTRNSCKTLKCPQCNWHYKYQETLEIHMREKHPDGESACGYCLAGQQHPRLARGESYSCGYKPYRCEICNYSTTTKGNLSIHMQSDKHLNNMQELNSSQNMVAAAAAAAATSKLLLSSSSPQGSAAGPPGSASSGATGSASSGGSTNVGGNPSLGANAPTAGTGASNPSANTGSNANSAKPKPSFRCDICSYETSVARNLRIHMTSEKHTHNMAVLQNNIKHIQAFNFLQQQQQGAAGSVQGHSSGGFMPEVALADLAYNQALMIQLLHQQQQHQQSANTKLSPSCSPVSTPDQFCFSPKPMKIGHGAGVGMGLGMPMGMSLSNEVPGDLAGDPHPLTKTDKWPTAFYSCLICDCFSTNNLDDLNQHLLVDRSRQSSSASSEIMVIHNNNYICRLCNYKTNLKANFQLHSKTDKHLQKLNFINHIREGGPRNEYKLQYQQQLAANVVQVKCNCCDFHTNSIQKLSLHTQQMRHDTMRMIFQHLLYIVQQSQMHKKSLGTMEDDPQCSCPDEDQQSQSSKKLLLCQLCNFTAKNLHEMVQHVKGMRHMQIEQFICLQRRSENQEIPALNEVFRVTEWTMDNEDIAFETGFNLSTTVTNEATADASYAAASSASGVSAIPDVSIFSPTSPSSCATPGGKSLGHNSSPNLNNFGSGAPVPTTVFKCNLCEYFVQSKSDMASHIETEHPCAESDDFISIPTNTAALQAFQTAVAAAALAAVQQRCAAINAPAQDTGEADKDLAANAGDGPVAIKRERLEEEDDPMAGIEDTKEVAHQATPSAGPESPKVLETQVGVQCPLCLENHFREKIYLEAHLTSVHSVTKDGLSRLLLLVDQKAWKSESESTDALNLVPQAPYANTEKEEAAPPPSESPSSANTNKCTTATNSSLPVGMQGISCQQCEASFKHEEQLLQHAQQNQHFPSQNGEYLCLAASHISRPCYMSFRTISAMITHFQDSHMSLVISERHVYKYRCKQCSLAFKTQEKLTTHMLYHTMRDATKCSLCQRNFRSTQALQKHMEQAHSEDGAPSGRSSSPQTPTLSSEEAHKLPLGESHALEREVIGNDVSPLRLDSQQSKETRLLSPSPMSVDSQAQQQYLATFAALLKQQQGNSEAVGLHPEALPLSAGEFSQHLQGLQNLQNLQNMQQQFGAVAAASGLPINPVDMLNLMQFHHLMSLNFMNLAPPLVFGGGAAGSNAVPASTAQNNIITSSTVAASSGLTDVQLTSGVNALPVDSAKATLVAAQPQHNVNSNSQLASNQKRARTRITDDQLKILRAHFDINNSPSEESIMEMSQKANLPMKVVKHWFRNTLFKERQRNKDSPYNFNNPPSTTLNLEEYERTGQAKVTPLNDTSSVPISATMTTSTISSAPSANTNVIPKESATTRVSAVGKSIQSAPVLFPATVPVSTPLSRPESTNSSGNISDYLSNNLFFGQHGGKEPGLPYPVDGHIKSEPQDDMIGSNDFAFQTKQHSNFNFLKHQQELVDPQEQPITNQDTEVSQDQSLLAGSSLSAHCQSQQQTNIFETKSESGSSDVMSRPPTPNSGAAGNLYGTMNDLINQQLENMGSNMGPPKKLQIVGKTFDKTSTPISSSISASTQFESNSSNSSSSSSSTSGGKRANRTRFTDYQIKVLQEFFENNSYPKDSDLEYLSKLLLLSPRVIVVWFQNARQKQRKIYENQPNNSLFENEETKKQNINYACKKCSLVFQRYYELIRHQKNHCFKEENNKKSAKAQIAAAQIAQNLSSEDSNSSMDIHHVGICPPGSTVVAQSLSTVGSAAPLAGQYAQQSFGALPSPQHLFAKSSSLTDFSPSTTPTPPQRERSNSLDHPQRPPKFDCDKCEMQFNQLEKLREHQLFHLMNPAKIFSDAGQNSNPDANFGPFGCILQSLQQAAAQQQQPQHQPPPTKKRKYSDSSSNADDMPTLSEPEAAHKKHEFLYNYFMQNETNAELKQQFLMRQQHKKALQLQTQEQGNESDFDMDFLTNFYQQSELKKVSNYDFLLQYYRTQEEASLKTKSKQQHLFSSSKKPTIEFLLQYYQLNESKKFFQLVASPQTMPDGPGYNPSSQMPKPTTDEVSNDIGERSLEQATEIQKDEQEEQFSIDRPCEENALSKSKSAVEKFNNNSININLVQADTTETNGVQSVEITEELLMAPSLIAVNDDSKYLSSRSLQKDDKEKSQYLHNLEDFLDATMIENNSQTLTFNDDEKACQKDESVHKANEMEKRSSVSPVNVSSKQNKRLRTTILPEQLNFLYECYQSESNPSRKMLEEISKKVNLKKRVVQVWFQNSRAKDKKSRNQRHYAHISDDNSYDGSSGKEVVSDLKTNGGPVEQDHESNLQDCQLCQVTQVNIRKHAFSVEHICKMKKLLEQTTELYAQSNGSGSDDNDSDREKRFYNLSKAFLFQHVVSNATSKANLTTGSGQDLDAPEENCMLNYDTASGDSKSHIQHTLPAEIVSEDVRKIAGNQELMQQLFNRNHITGKSFGRLNNFRLDLIC; encoded by the exons ATGTCCAGTTCTGATGTGGAAACTTTTAACGGCAAAATAGTTTACAATCTCGATGGCAGTGCATATATTATCGCCACAGACAATGCCAATGGAAGTGGATCGGGGTCTGTCAAAAGTTGTTATGCCTCAACTTCGACTTCACTAAAAAAACTCTTAAGGGTCAAAGATCGTGTACAGGTGGAGGACGAAAAAGAACACCAGCATCAACATTATCAAGATCAAAGCGAAACACAGGAGCAGGAACTAGCTGATGTGGATGCTGGTCCTGGTGTCGAAACCTTGGCAGGGGCAACCTACAAATCGAGTCCAAAAATCCATTCCTTTCGTGTTGTGTCCGCGCAAGATGCAAACTCAGCTTGCCAGGATCAAATCAGAGCATTCAAAATCCAAAAACCAATTTTAATGTGTTTTATATGCAAGTTGTCCTTTGGCAACGTTAAGTCCTTTAGCTTGCATGCGAACAGTGAACACAGACTCAACCTGGAAGAGCTGGACCAGCAGCTACTTAATCGCGAGTACTCCAGTGCCATTATTCAGCGAAATATGGATGAAAAGCCGCAGATATCCTTTCTACAGCCCTTGGATAATAATGCTGCCTGTGCTGCCAGCGATGACACCGAGAAGCTTCAAGTAGCCCCTGAGGGCAGCTGCCCCACTCTTACTCCGTCTCCGCAGCCAGTTTTCGGTAATGAGTCTGAACTGGAGCTCGAGAATAAGCAGGAGGCTGAGCAGGTCCGGGAGCAGGACCATGAAGCTGATCAGGACTCTAGTAGTAGTAAAATGGCGGCACCTAGTGCATATCTCCCATTATCATCGCCTAAAGTAGCAGTAAAACCTACTGTGAAATTTGGTTCCTTAAACTCAGCAACAGCAAAGACTAATAACCTATCAAAAGTATCCTCAACCAGTTCCCCTACATCGGCATTCGCATCCGGAGAGGTCTCATTACCCAGTACTGATAATATAAGTATCAATAAGTCAACCAATTGTAACCAAGGAACAGAGCCGCCGTCTTCCTCGTCTTCGGAGGTCGAAATGAAGATGGGCTCTATGTCTGCATCACCTCAAACAAACGAATCGGATGTCCCCTGCTCAGATTTGATGCAGCTTCAGCACGTGGCGGCTGGTGGCATATACCCTCCTCAAGTCAGTTCCTTCCATGCATCCTTAGCAGCGCTGGCCGCCAATGAATCAAATGACAGCCGGGTTAAGCTGATCACAGAGTTCCTCCAACAGCAGctgcagcaacatcagcagcagagTTCCTTATTTCCCAGCCAGTGTCCCGATCATCCCGACCTCAATGGTGTGGACTGCAAAACCTGCGAACTTCTTGACATCCAGCAGCGGTCAAAATCACCATCCTCTTCGCACCAGCACCTCTCCCAATCTTTGCCCCAGCTTCAGGTCCAGTCGCAGCCCCCGCAGATTCCACATCGTTCTCCGTGCAGCAACAGTGTTGGCCTGGCCATATCACCCAGTGCCTCCTCGGTGGCCAGCGCCAACGCCACGAGCGCCACTTCCAGCTTCACAATCGGCGCCTGTTCCGAGCACATCAATGGTCGTCCCCAAGGAGTGGACTGTGCACG CTGTGAAATGCTTCTAAACTCAGCTCGATTAAACAGCGGAGTGCAAATGTCTACCCGCAACTCCTGCAAGACTCTTAAATGTCCGCAATGCAATTGGCACTATAAATACCAGGAAACACTGGAGATTCACATGCGGGAGAAGCATCCTGATGGGGAGAGTGCCTGTGGTTATTGCCTTGCAG GACAGCAGCATCCTCGGCTGGCACGGGGGGAATCCTACTCCTGCGGTTACAAGCCGTATCGCTGTGAAATCTGTAACTACTCCACGACCACCAAGGGTAACCTTTCCATTCATATGCAATCGGATAAGCATCTGAACAATATGCAGGAGCTGAACAGTTCTCAAAATATGGTGGCGGCTGCGGCTGCTGCCGCTGCGACTAGCAAACTGCTGCTCTCCAGCTCGTCGCCCCAAGGATCTGCTGCGGGCCCACCCGGCAGTGCATCCAGCGGAGCCACTGGCAGCGCTTCCAGCGGCGGATCCACCAACGTGGGCGGCAACCCATCACTGGGTGCGAACGCACCGACCGCCGGCACGGGAGCAAGTAACCCTAGTGCCAATACCGGAAGCAATGCCAACAGCGCCAAGCCAAAGCCCTCGTTTCGGTGCGACATCTGCAGCTACGAGACTTCGGTGGCCCGCAACCTGCGCATCCACATGACCAGCGAGAAGCACACCCACAACATGGCTGTGCTGCAAAACAACATCAAGCACATCCAGGCGTTCAACTTCttgcagcaacagcaacagggTGCCGCTGGCAGCGTTCAAGGCCACAGCTCCGGGGGCTTTATGCCCGAGGTTGCGTTGGCCGATCTCGCGTATAACCAAGCGCTCATGATCCAGCTCCTTcaccaacagcaacaacatcagcaGTCGGCTAACACCAAATTGTCACCCTCATGTTCACCTGTGAGCACTCCGGATCAGTTTTGCTTCTCTCCCAAGCCAATGAAGATTGGTCACGGAGCAGGAGTAGGCATGGGCCTAGGAATGCCAATGGGAATGAGTCTCTCGAATGAAGTACCCGGCGACCTGGCTGGTGATCCTCATCCTCTGACCAAAACTGATAAGTGGCCCACTGCTTTCTACAGCTGTCTAATCTGCGACTGCTTCAGTACGAACAACTTGGACGATCTTAACCAACATTTGCTCGTAGACAGATCTCGGCAATCCTCCAGCGCCTCTTCCGAAATAATGGTTATTCACAATAACAACTATATATGCCGGCTATGCAATTACAAGACGAATCTCAAGGCCAATTTCCAACTGCACAGCAAGACAGACAAGCACTTGCAGAAGCTCAACTTTATCAACCACATCAGGGAGGGCGGACCCCGTAATGAGTATAAGCTGCAGTATCAACAACAGCTGGCCGCAAATGTGGTGCAAGTGAAGTGTAACTGCTGCGACTTCCATACCAATTCTATTCAGAAGCTGTCCCTGCACACACAGCAGATGCGTCACGACACGATGCGAATGATATTCCAGCACCTACTGTATATTGTTCAGCAAAGTCAAATGCACAAGAAGTCCCTAGGTACGATGGAAGATGATCCTCAGTGCTCCTGTCCGGACGAGGATCAGCAATCGCAGTCGAGCAAGAAATTGCTCCTTTGCCAGCTGTGCAACTTTACCGCTAAGAACCTGCATGAAATGGTTCAGCATGTAAAGGGTATGCGGCATATGCAGATCGAGCAATTTATTTGCCTGCAGCGTCGAAGTGAAAACCAGGAAATACCAGCACTAAACGAGGTGTTTAGAGTGACAGAGTGGACCATGGACAACGAAG ATATTGCATTCGAGACTGGCTTTAACTTGTCGACAACTGTAACCAACGAAGCCACCGCGGATGCCAGCTATGCTGCGGCATCATCTGCGTCAGGAGTCTCTGCAATTCCTGATGTCAGTATTTTTTCACCAACTTCTCCCTCCAGTTGCGCGACACCGGGTGGCAAATCTTTGGGCCACAATTCATCTCCAAACCTTAATAACTTTGGTTCGGGTGCCCCTGTTCCTACTACTGTATTTAAGTGCAATCTCTGCGAATACTTCGTTCAATCGAAAAGCGACATGGCGTCTCATATTGAGACTGAGCACCCATGTGCTGAGAGTGATGACTTTATAAGTATACCAACCAACACGGCCGCTCTGCAGGCTTTCCAAACAGCTGTTGCAGCAGCTGCTCTGGCTGCGGTGCAACAACGGTGCGCCGCTATTAATGCTCCGGCACAGGATACCGGTGAAGCAGACAAGGACTTGGCCGCGAATGCCGGTGACGGCCCTGTGGCTATTAAACGGGAGCGGCTTGAAGAGGAGGACGATCCGATGGCAGGTATAGAGGATACCAAAGAGGTTGCCCATCAGGCGACGCCTTCTGCAGGTCCGGAGTCGCCAAAAGTCCTGGAAACTCAAGTGGGGGTGCAGTGTCCCCTGTGCCTAGAAAACCATTTTCGGGAAAAGATATACCTAGAGGCCCATTTGACAAGCGTTCACAGCGTTACCAAAGATGGTCTTTCTCGGCTCTTGCTGCTAGTGGATCAGAAAGCCTGGAAAAGTGAAAGCGAGAGCACGGATGCATTAAACCTAGTCCCTCAAGCTCCTTACGCGAATACAGAGAAGGAAGAGGCAGCACCGCCACCTAGTGAGAGCCCCTCCAGTGCCAACACAAATAAGTGCACCACCGCAACTAACTCAAGCCTTCCAGTGGGAATGCAAGGAATTTCCTGTCAGCAGTGTGAGGCCAGCTTCAAGCACGAGGAACAGCTGCTTCAGCATGCGCAACAGAACCAGCATTTCCCTTCACAAAATGGAGAGTATTTGTGTCTTGCAGCAAGCCACATCAGCCGTCCGTGCTACATGAGCTTCAGAACCATTTCAGCTATGATCACCCACTTCCAGGACTCACACATGAGCCTAGTTATCTCCGAGCGCCATGTGTATAAGTATCGATGCAAACAGTGTTCGCTGGCGTTCAAAACTCAAGAAAAGCTCACCACGCACATGCTCTACCACACAATGCGGGATGCCACAAAGTGCTCTCTTTGCCAACGCAACTTCCGCAGCACGCAGGCGCTGCAGAAGCACATGGAGCAAGCGCACTCAGAAGATGGAGCTCCATCGGGCAGATCAAGCAGTCCACAGACGCCAACATTGAGTTCCGAGGAAGCACACAAGCTTCCTCTAGGGGAGTCACATGCGCTAGAAAGAG AAGTCATCGGTAACGATGTGTCACCGCTTCGATTAGACTCGCAACAGAGCAAGGAAACAAGGCTGTTGTCACCTAGCCCAATGTCTGTGGACTCCCAGGCCCAACAGCAATACCTCGCTACTTTCGCAGCTCTACTCAAGCAGCAGCAGGGTAACTCAGAAGCTGTTGGCCTCCACCCCGAAGCCTTGCCGCTGTCAGCTGGAGAGTTTTCCCAACACCTGCAG GGTCTGCAAAATCTGCAAAACCTTCAGAATATGCAACAGCAATTTGGTGCCGTTGCTGCTGCATCGGGACTACCGATAAATCCAGTAGATATGCTTAATCTAATGCAGTTTCACCACCTGATGTCCCTGAACTTCATGAACCTGGCTCCCCCCTTGGTATTCGGCGGTGGTGCCGCCGGCAGCAATGCCGTTCCCGCGTCAACAGCCCAAAATAACATCATTACCTCGTCCACCGTAGCAGCTTCTTCAGGGCTAACTGATGTTCAGCTCACCAGCGGGGTCAACGCCTTGCCGGTGGACTCTGCTAAAGCTACTTTAGTCGCAGCTCAACCTCAGCACAATGTCAATTCAAACTCTCAG CTGGCCAGCAACCAAAAGCGAGCCCGAACGCGAATCACAGATGATCAGTTAAAGATTTTACGGGCACATTTCGACATAAATAATTCCCCAAGCGAAGAGAGCATTATGGAAATGTCACAGAAAGCAAATCTACCAATGAAA GTGGTCAAACACTGGTTCCGAAACACGCTGTTTAAGGAAAGACAACGCAATAAGGACTCTCCCTACAATTTTAATAATCCACCGTCGACAACTCTTAACTTGGAAGAGTATGAACGTACAGGTCAGGCCAAAGTTACGCCTCTAAATGATACCAGTAGCGTCCCAATATCAGCGACAATGACCACATCAACGATTTCATCGGCACCATCTGCTAACACTAATGTAATCCCTAAGGAAAGCGCAACTACAAGAGTATCCGCTGTTGGGAAATCAATACAATCGGCGCCTGTCCTATTCCCTGCTACCGTCCCAGTCTCAACACCTTTATCTCGCCCAGAATCAACAAACTCGAGCGGCAACATATCCGATTATTTAAGTAATAACTTGTTTTTTGGACAGCACGGGGGCAAGGAGCCAGGTTTGCCATATCCTGTGGATGGACATATAAAGTCAGAGCCCCAGGATGATATGATTGGTTCAAATGATTTTGCATTCCAGACAAAGCAGCACTCAAACTTTAACTTTTTAAAGCATCAACAGGAACTTGTGGATCCCCAAGAACAACCCATTACAAATCAAGACACGGAAGTCTCGCAGGACCAATCCTTACTCGCCGGTTCTTCGCTTTCGGCCCACTGTCAGAGTCAACAGCAAACAAATATCTTTGAAACAAAATCGGAGAGTGGTAGCTCCGATGTAATGTCGCGCCCTCCTACTCCGAACAGTGGAGCTGCAGGAAATCTTTACGGCACCATGAATGATTTAATAAATCAACAATTGGAAAACATGGGCAGTAACATGGGGCCACCAAAAAAACTGCAGATTGTTGGAAAAACGTTCGACAAGACCTCAACGCCGATCTCGAGCTCGATCAGTGCTAGCACCCAGTTCGAAAGTAATTCTTCGAACTCGTCAAGCTCCTCATCGTCGACATCGGGTGGTAAGCGAGCGAACCGCACACGTTTCACAGACTATCAAATAAAGGTTTTACAGGAGTTCTTCGAGAACAATTCATACCCAAAAGACAGTGATCTCGAGTATTTAAGTAAGCTTCTGTTGCTATCTCCTAGAGTTATAGTAGTTTGGTTTCAAAATGCAAGGCAAAAGCAACGCAAGATTTACGAAAACCAACCGAACAATTCTTTGTTTGAAAATGAGGagacaaaaaaacaaaacattaaCTATGCGTGCAAAAAGTGCAGCTTGGTGTTTCAACGGTACTACGAGCTAATACGTCATCAGAAAAATCACTGCTTCAAGGAGGAGAATAACAAAAAGTCGGCTAAGGCACAAATCGCGGCTGCTCAAATAGCACAGAATTTAAGCTCAGAAGATTCGAATTCCTCCATGGATATACACCATGTTGGCATATGTCCGCCAGGCTCTACAGTAGTTGCTCAAAGTTTGTCAACCGTTGGTTCTGCAGCTCCTTTGGCCGGACAGTACGCACAGCAATCATTTGGCGCTTTGCCCTCGCCACAGCATTTGTTCGCCAAGTCTTCTTCTCTAACTGACTTCAGCCCATCCACGACTCCCACGCCACCCCAACGAGAACGCAGCAACAGTTTGGACCATCCACAACGGCCTCCCAAGTTTGACTGTGATAAATGCGAAATGCAGTTTAACCAATTAGAGAAATTGCGGGAGCATCAACTATTTCACCTGATGAAtccagctaaaattttttcaGACGCAGGACAGAACTCCAATCCTGATGCCAACTTCGGCCCGTTCGGCTGCATACTGCAAAGTCTACAACAAGCAGCGGCTCAACAGCAGCAGCCTCAGCATCAACCACCTCCAACAAAAAAACGAAAATACTCGGATAGCTCTTCAAATGCAGATGACATGCCGACCTTATCGGAACCCGAGGCTGCACATAAGAAGCACGAATTcctttataattattttatgcAAAACGAAACGAACGCAGAACTGAAACAGCAGTTTCTCATGAGACAACAACATAAGAAAGCACTGCAGCTTCAAACCCAAGAACAAGGAAATGAATCTGATTTTGATATGGATTTCCTAACTAATTTCTATCAGCAGAGCGAATTAAAGAAGGTCAGTAACTACGACTTTTTACTGCAGTACTATCGCACACAAGAAGAGGCATCCCTGAAGACAAAATCAAAGCAACAGCATCTCTTTAGCTCCAGTAAAAAGCCAACCATCGAGTTTCTATTGCAGTACTATCAACTGAACGAATCAAAAAAGTTTTTTCAGTTAGTTGCCTCGCCCCAAACAATGCCTGATGGCCCAGGCTACAACCCGTCATCGCAGATGCCAAAACCCACGACAGATGAAGTTAGTAATGATATCGGCGAAAGATCATTGGAGCAGGCAACAGAAATACAAAAAGATGAACAAGAAGAACAATTCAGCATAGACAGGCCATGCGAGGAAAATGCTTTGTCTAAAAGTAAGAGTGCAGTGGAAAAGTTTAATAACAACAGCATTAACATCAACTTAGTTCAAGCTGATACAACCGAGACCAACGGCGTTCAATCTGTTGAAATAACGGAAGAGTTGTTAATGGCACCTTCATTAATTGCAGTTAATGATGATAGCAAATATTTGAGCTCAAGATCCTTACAAAAAGATGACAAGGAAAAGTCACAGTATTTACACAACCTTGAAGACTTTCTGGATGCCACCATGATAGAGAACAACTCTCAGACCCTGACTTTTAATGATGATGAGAAAGCTTGCCAAAAAGACGAATCGGTTCACAAAGCCAACGAGATGGAAAAGCGGTCTTCTGTGTCTCCGGTTAATGTTTCATCCAAACAAAACAAACGCCTACGTACAACCATACTCCCGGAGCAACTGAACTTTTTGTATGAATGCTATCAATCGGAGTCAAATCCAAGCCGAAAAATGCTTGAAGAGATATCTAAGAAAGTTAATCTGAAGAAACGTGTAGTGCAA GTCTGGTTTCAAAATTCTCGGGCCAAAGATAAAAAATCCCGCAATCAGCGACATTATGCACACATATCTGACGATAACAGCTATGATGGCTCCAGTGGCAAGGAAGTCGTTAGCGACCTAAAAACTAATGGCGGACCCGTGGAACAGGATCACGAATCGAATCTACAGGACTGCCAGCTATGCCAAGTCACCCAAGTCAACATCCGAAAGCACGCTTTTAGCGTAGAGCATATCTGCAAGATGAAGAAGCTACTTGAACAAACCACCGAGCTTTATGCACAGAGCAACGGAAGCGGCAGCGATGACAACGATTCCGACAGGGAAAAAAGGTTTTACAACTTATCAAAGGCCTTTCTTTTCCAACACGTCGTTTCAAACGCGACAAGCAAAGCCAATCTTACAACAGGTTCTGGACAAGACTTAGACGCTCCTGAAGAGAACTGTATGCTTAACTACGATACAGCTAGTGGTGATTCGAAGAGTCATATTCAACATACTTTGCCTGCCGAAATCGTCTCTGAAGATGTGCGAAAAATCGCTGGCAATCAGGAACTGATGCAGCAGCTATTTAACCGAAACCATATCACCGGTAAGAGTTTCGGGAGGTTAAACAATTTTCGTTTAGATCTTATCTGTTGA